GTTGCCTCACCGCGAGGAGAAGTCCGTACCCGGGTAGAAACCCATGGCCGAAATAAGCCCCCTCAAGGGGTGGTATTTATGCCATTTTTTGATGCCAGACAACTGGTCAATAAACTGATATTAGATGCCACTGATCCCTTATCGAAAGAGACCGATTTCAAAAAATGTCCGGTCAAAGTGACAAAAGCGGTCAAGGTGTAATAAAGGCATCGCACAGTGGAAAAACAAGCAACTTCTCCCAAACTCACGCCAAACCAAATCAACCGCCGTCGCTTTCTGGCAACGGCGGCATCGGCTGGCGGGGTGATGACACTGACAGGGCTAGGATTAACGACGCTAGCCCAGACAAATGCCCAAACTGAACCACAAGCACTGCGCCCACCGGGCGCGGTGCCTGAAAGCGAATTTTTATCAGCCTGCGTTCGCTGTGGGTTATGTGTTAATGCCTGTCGCTGGGGCACCTTATCGTTAGCAAGATGGTTTGATGGCGTCGCGACCGGTACCCCTTTTTTTACCGCCCGGCAGATACCCTGCGAAATGTGCGAGGACATTCCTTGTGTTCGCACCTGTCCGTCTGGCGCACTGGATTGTTTAATGTTGGATATTGCCGACGCCCAAATGGGAACGGCGGTATTGGTTGACCCGCAACATTGTCTTAATTTTCGGGGATTGCGGTGCGATGTCTGCTATCGCGTTTGCCCGCTAATTGATGACGCCATTACCTTGGAGCGACAACATAACAGTCGCAGCGGTCATCATGCTGAATTTATCCCCAGAATTAATCCTGACGCCTGTACCGGATGCGGTAAATGTGAACATGCCTGTGTCTTGGAACAACCGGCAATTAAAGTGCTACCGGTCGCTTTAGCCGCCGGCAAAGCAGCCAGCCATGACACCTACCAAGATACAGAGTCAACCACGTTGGAGATGCTTAACGGAAGGTTCAAGCCATGATGTCATCAGCCAATCCACAGCCATCAATATGGCGCAAACACCGTTTTTTACTGCTACGCCGACTCAGTCAACTTTTGGTGCTACTGACCTTTGTTGCCGGTCCAATAACAGGGTATCAGATCCTGAATGGTAATCTCTCCGCCAGCCAACTGTTTGACAGTATACCGCTGTCCGATCCGCTACTGACTCTACAGGTGTTACTTAGCGGTCATCTGCCGGAATTCAGTTTGCTATTGGGGGCGCTCATTATTGGGGGCTTTTATACCCTGTTTGGCGGACGCAGTTTTTGTAGTTGGGTGTGTCCGGTTAGTCTGATTACCGATGCGGCCGCCTGGCTGCGCCGCAAACTACATCTACCTCGGCTACCTGTATTACCTAGATACCTGAAATATGCCCTGCTGGCCCTGGTATTACTGCTCCCCCCATTAACGGGCCTCTTAGTGTGGGAGTGGGTCAATCCCGTGCCACTCGTCTATCGGGAGCTGTTATTCGGTACGGGCAGCAGTTTATGGCTCCTGGTTGCCATTTTTTTATTAGATACTTTTATCAGTGAACGGGCATGGTGTGGGCACCTTTGCCCAACGGGTGCGTTATACCGTTTGTTAGGCAAAGCCAGTCCGCTTCGTCTAGCCGCTAAACAGCCACAAAGCTGCGATTTATGTATGGCTTGTTTTACTGTCTGCCCAGAACCTCAGGTGCTTAAGCCGGTATTAAGAGGTCATGAAATGAAACTCACCGCCACAGATTGCACTCTCTGTGGCCGCTGCATCGATGTTTGCAATCAAAATGTATTCAGTTTCCACAGTCGGCTGCAGTTAAGCCCAGCAACCACCTACAGTATCAACAGCCAACCGCAGACTGATACATCCCCCGACCGCGATCCCTCCCGGATGGAGAAACACCTATGAAAAAAGTCATCACGTTGACGCTTGTAACCCTAGCGTTAACCGCCTGTACAGGGCAATCAAGCCCTAATAACCACCAAGCGGTAAATATTCAGTCTTTAGCAGGTAATCAGCAGATCCCGGAAACCTCGCCGGCAGCCGCTATGGCTGAGTATCCCGCCAAAGGCCAAGCCATTGCGCCGACATTTATTGGCCAACCCCCATTAATTCCCCATCGGGATTACAGTATTACCTTAAAACGTAATAGCTGCCTTAACTGCCATAACCCAACCCGGGCCAAACGCAGGCACACAACTGCCGTGCCATCATCCCATCTACTGGCTGACGGTATCACACTCAAGGGCCAGAAATACTTCTGTAGTCAATGTCATGTGCCGCAGGCAAGCAATAAACAGGCACTGATCCCATTACAAAATTGAGGGTAAATGCTTTGATAGCATTTCTGCTGTGGGACAAATAACACGTTAACTGCAGCAGAGATTGCTCTCGACGAGTTCGAATAAGCTAACAGCGGGGGAAAATGAACAATAACAGCGCGGAGAATAGATAAAAAAAACCCCGGTCAACGAATCCGGGGTAAATGAGGCTATAAAAAGCTTCGCAATGTAACCAAATAGCGTGATTAAGCCTTCTTTGCATCCGGCTCGACAGAACTCATCACCTCTGCCTGACTCAACTCAGTCTCTTTACTGTTTTGTGTCGTGAAATCAATCTTGCTACGGGAACCAACTGCATCAGTTGACAGGGTGTCCCAGAAAGAGCTGACCCACAACCCTGAAAATGCTTTCATACAAATCCCCCGTTTTTCGATGCGGGCAGATTAATCCTTCTCCGTTTATTGGTAAAATGAATTAATTCCATAACGTCGATTCCTGTTTGGCATGAACATACCGATAAAAACCCTACATTGCTTTATTACTTTGGTTGAAACAGGTAATTACACCCGAGCGGCCGAAAAGCTCTATCTGACCCAACCAACCCTGAGCAAAATGATCCAGCGGTTAGAAGAACAGCTCGGACAACAATTACTGTTGCGCAATAACCAGAAAATCACACTGACCCAAGCCGGTACCCTATTTGAAACCAGTGCCAGACAGATGTTGGGACAATGGCACCGACTAGAGCAGGACATGCATGATCTTAGTGGGGTGAAGTCTGGGGTATTGCGTTTAGGCGTCTGCCCCATGATGAGCAGCTTATTTATCGGCTTATTGATGGAATACCGCCGCCGTTATCCGGGTATTACACTGGAAATGCATGAGTATGGTGGATTTGGCTGTGAGCGAGCGCTGATCCATGACACTTTAGACATTGCTTTTACCGCCTTACCAACAGTGCATGATGATGAACTGGCCCATGAGCCATTAAGCCGTTATCCCCTGATGGCTTGCTTACCTAACCAGCATCAGCTAATCAGTAAACCTGAGTTGTGTTGGGCCGATTTTGCCGACCATCCCTTTATCCTTTACAACGAGGATTTCTCGCTCGCCAAAATCATCAGCCGCTTGAGTAATGATGCCGGGGTAAAACTGAATATTGCCTTTCGCAGTGGTCAGTGGGACTTTCTCGCCTCCATGGTGGAAGCAGAAATGGGGCTGGCATTACTGCCAGAGCCCATCTGCCGCAAACTAGATTCCAGTGAATTAACCTTCCGACCAATGAACCCGCCACTGACTTGGGATTTGGGCCTAATTTGGCGCCGAAACCTGCCACTAACGCCTGCAGCTAAAGCGCTATTGGAACTGACCCAAGAGCTTAACGCCAGCCATGAATCCAACACCTAGGGTCTATTGACCTTTCGAGTTTGTTTTTGTAGCGATTTTTGGGGTTATTTATACAAAACGAAGGCTTTGATAGGTTGCTGCGCCACCTGACAAGCCGATAACGTGGTAGAAGGCCCCAAACGCTGCCAGAAGCGTTCGGTTAAACGTATTTTTCGCTTTGTTGAGCGGTTCTTGCTTAGCATGATTAGGCTACAAACCGCTCGCCGAGATTAAAACGCTTTTATCTCGAACGAAAGTTAACCACGAAAGATCAACAGCCCCTTAGTTTAAGACATAAAAAAACCCGCCTGATGGCGGGTTTTTCAGAAAGCAGCTTAAGAATTACTTCTTAGCATTTCTTTCTTTAACGTCAGCGATTACTTTTTCAGCAACACTGTTTGGACATGGTGAGTAGTGTGAGAACTCCATAGAGAACTGACCACGACCAGAGGTCATAGTACGCAGGTGACCAATGTAACCAAACATTTCTGACAGTGGTACATCAGCCTTGATGCGAACACCGGTTACACCAGCAATTTGGTCTTTGATCATACCGCGACGACGGTTCAAATCACCAATCACATCACCAACGTTATCTTCAGGGCTGAATACGTCAACCTTCATGATAGGCTCAAGCAGCTGTGCACCGGCCTTAGGCATAGATTGACGGAAAGCACCTTTAGCAGCGATTTCGAACGCAATAGCAGAGGAGTCAACTGCGTGGAATGCACCATCAGTCAGTTCCAGCTCTACGTCCAGCACTGGGAAGCCTGCTACAGTACCAGTCTTCATCATGCTAGCGAAACCTTTCTCAACTGCTGGCCAGTATTCCTTAGGAACGTTACCACCAACAACTGAAGACTTGAAGGTAAAGCCAGAGTTTTGCTCACCTGGGCGAACAATATAGTCAATCTTACCAAACTGACCTGAACCACCAGATTGTTTCTTGTGGGTGTAACTATCTTCGATTTCACGAGTGATAGTTTCACGGTAAGCTACTTGAGGCTCACCAACAATCAGGTCAACACCGTAAGTACGCTTCAGGATGTCTACCTTGATGTCCAGGTGCAATTCACCCATACCTTTCAGGATGGTTTCGCCTGAGTCTTCATCAGTCTCAACGCGGAAAGATGGATCTTCTGCGATCATCTTACCAATAGCGATACCCATCTTCTCGCTGCCGCCCTTATCTTTAGGAGCAACGGCGATAGAAATTACTGGCTCAGGGAATACCATGGCTTCCAGGGTGCATGGATGCTTAACATCACACAGAGTGTGACCAGTTTGCACGTTCTTCATGCCCACGATAGCGATGATGTCACCAGCTTGTGCGTAGTCCAGCTCGTTACGCTGATCAGCCTGCATTTCACACATACGGCCGATACGCTCAGTCTTACCAGTAGCAGAGTTCAGGATGGTGTCACCCTTGTGCAGCTTACCAGAGTAGATACGTACGAAGGTCAGGGCACCGAAACGGTCATCCATGATCTTGAACGCCAATGCTTTCAGCGGCTCATCAATTGAAACCAGAGCGTGTTCGCCAGTTTCGTTACCTTCTTCATCAGTCAGAGGCTGAGGATCAACTTCAGTTGGCGATGGCAGGTAATCAACAACAGCGTCAAGCAGCAGCTGCATACCTTTGTTCTTGAACGCAGAACCACAGTATGTAGGGAAGAATGACATATCACGGGTACCCTTACGGATACAACGCTTCAGATCTTCCATAGAAGGCTCTTCACCTTCCATGTAAGCTTCCATCAGATCATCATCCTGCTCAACAGCAGTTTCGATCAGCATTTCACGGTATTCTTCAACCATGTCAACCATATCCGCAGGGATATCGGTGATTTCATAGTTTTCAGCTTGGCCAGATTCATCCCACACGTAAGCTTTACGAGTCAGCAGATCAACCACACCGGTGAATTCATCTTCAATACCGATAGGCAGAACCATTACCAGCGGATTTGCAGCCAGTACGTCTTTAGTCTGCTTAACAACGCGCAAGAAGTCTGCACCCATACGGTCCAGCTTGTTTACGAAGATCAGACGAGCAACTTCAGATTCGTTTGCATAGCGCCAGTTGGTTTCTGATTGTGGCTCAACACCACCAGAACCACAGAATACGCCAATACCACCATCCAGAACTTTCAGAGAACGGTAAACTTCAACGGTGAAGTCAACGTGTCCGGGCGTGTCAATCACGTTAAAACGGTGATCTTTCCAAAAACAACTAACAGCCGCAGACTGAATGGTAATACCACGCTCAGCTTCCTGTTCCATGAAGTCGGTTGTAGATTCGCCATCATGAACTTCACCGATTTTATGGATCTTACCGGTAAGCTTGAGGATACGCTCGGTGGTCGTGGTTTTACCCGCGTCAACGTGAGCGAAAATACCAATATTTCTGTATTTTGATAAGTCGGTCATGATTCAACTTTTTTGTTAGTTTAGAAAGTAGACGGAGTATGCCACAAATCAGGGCAAACCACACATCAGATTTTAAGGCGCATATTGTAAATGCGAAACCCAGTTCTGCGCAAACAACTGACGGCATTTTTTCATGCTGGGATTGAGAAATCACCATCATTTCCTACAAAAAAATGCCGTGCTTATACCCGTTAGAATATTTTTCACTATTTACACCAAGCAGATAACGCTGTAATGACTCAGCGCACCGGCGCTATTTTCAATAAAAAAACATCTAACAATGGACAAGAAATAAGAGTAATTGATGTTTTTGAAGCATTTACGCTTTAAATTCCGTTAATGCTTCAGTTTATGTAACCCCGCTGGATTAATTAAGTATTTATGCCTGACGCTCATCAAAAGCCGGCACCACCAGCACATCACAACGCATACGGCTTAAAATAGCCTCCGCGGTATTGCCGATGACATGGCCTAAAATCCCTTTTCGCTGCCGCGCACCAATGACGAAGTAGCGGCTTTTCAAACGGCATGACAATTCATAAAGGCACATTTCCGGATCGCCGGCCAAAACATGAATTTGTTCTGGCGGCAAATCTAACTGCGCTAACTCATCAGCCAATCTTTCTCTGGCATTAGCAGCGACCGTCCGATTATCCACTAAATCCAAATCGTTAAGCACCACATGCATGCGACACACATAAGCTACATGTAAATCTCCGCCACAAGCACCAGCCAATGCCCGCCCCTTTGCTAATGCCGCTTTGTTTAGCTGCTGCTTTATCGGGCTTTTACTGCCTAAATCCAGCGCCACCAGTACGGTTTGCTCAGCTGTGGACTGCGGCTTTAAAAATAGCAGTGGCATCTGGGTATGACGGATCAAATGCCAATCCGTAGGCATAAAGCGATCACTGTCATGTACGGCTTTAATCATCAAGGAAAATTCCTGCTCAGCCGCATGCTCACAGGCATGTTCATAAAGGTGTTTATGCCACAAACTGTGCACAGGTATCTCTTGGCCGTCGACGTCAGCTAAACGTTCAGCCACTGCCTGATGTGCCTGTTTGACGATGGCAGCCTTAGTAACCGGTGTCACCGCAGGCACAAAATGCTCAAAATCCGGCAAATAGGCATAACTATATGCAAAAATTTCAGGGCTCATTGCCAATTGCCGAGCCAGGGTAACCCCTTGCACCACGGCATCGGCCTGTTGTGCCTTATCGTCAAACTTCTGGGCAATAATAAACACCTTTTCCATTTCACTCCTCCTGAGCTGTACTCCGTGACCTTGACCTAGGGTCTGTTGACGTTTCGTGATTAAATTTTGTTCGAGATAAAAGCGTTTTAATCGCGGCGAGTGGTTTGTCGCCTAGTTATGCTAAGCAAGAACCGCTCAACAAAGCGTAAAACGCTTTTAGCCGAACCCTGCGGGCAGCGTTTGAGGCGCCTTTCTACTGCGTTATTGGCTTATCAGGTAGCATAACTACCTATCAAAGCCTCTGCCTTGTATAAAGCATCCTCAAATCGCTGCAAAAACAAACTTGAAAGGTCAACAGACCCTAGGGTCTGTTGACGTTTCGTGATTAAATTTTGTTCGAGATAAAAGCGTTTTAATCGCGGCGAGTGGTTTGTCGCCTAGTTATTCTAAGCAAGAACCGCTCAACAAAGAGTAAAACGCTTTTAGCCGAACCCTGCGGGCAGCGTTTGAGGCTCCTTTCTACTGCGTTATCAGCTTATCAGGTAGCGCAACTACCTATCAAAGCATCTGCCTTGTATAAAGAATCCTCAAATCGCTGCAAAAACAAACTTGAAACGTCAACAGACCCTAGTGTGTAAAACTAAGATTAAAACCCTATTAAATTACGGGTATTTATACGGCATAACATTTGATGCACATCAAAAAAAGCCCCGCTAAATAGCGGGGCTTTTTATCAAATTAACAGGTGGTACGGCATTACGCCTCTACAGGTGACACCACAAATAACAAGTCACCCTGTGAGATCTGTTGGCCGTTAGAGTTCAAAATCCGTTCAATACGGTACTGCTTATCTTCCGGATACAACTCAGCCCCTTTACGGTTGAAGCTGGCCAGATTGACCTGAGAGAACATCTTCATCGCTTCTGTCAGCGCCAGCGTCTGAGCGGCAGAAACAATGTCACCTTCCTTCACAAAATCAGCCTCACCTGGTGCTGGAGAGCTATAGAAGATACCGGCGCCCTGGGCCAAGACTTTCAGCTCATTACTGCCACCAACCCGCAGCGCTTCAGTATCCACAGGCTTGGTTTCTGCTGCTGCTTCCATTTCAGCAATCAGATCTGCCACATCCAACTCTGCCATCAAACGCGGCAGATAGTTGGTGTCATATACCCCTTCATTGAAGGTGGCATCCTTCAGGATACGCTTCAGCAATGGAATGTTAGTAGCAATGCCTTTGATAGACACGGTTTCCAAATACGCCAACATCTTGTTGACCGTATCTTCACGGTCTTCGCCAGTCATAATGATCTGAGCAATCAGGCTGTCATAGTATGGGGAAACCTCTTTGTTATCCGCCGCAATAGAGATAATTTCCACATCTGGGTGCTTAGGCATAATGCATTCGGTGATAAGCCCTGGATTTGGCATCAACTGCAGTACATCATGGGAGTCCATCACTGCTTTTTCTGCAGTAACACGGACTTCCAGTGCATAGCCCTTATTCTGTGGCTCCAGCGCTTCAATTGAGCGGCCGGCAGCAATATCAAACTGGGCTCTAACAATATCAACGCAAGAGGTTGCCTCAGTCACAGGGTGTTCTACCTGCAGACGGGTGTTCATCTCCATAAAGTAGACTTCATTGGCATCCAGGTTGTAGATAAACTCCACAGTACCGGCACCCATGTAATCCACGGCATTACCCAAAGCACGCGTATATTCCAGTACCTGCTGCTTTAACTCAGGGGGCAGCATGGTAGAGCCGGATTCTTCAATCATTTTCTGGTTATTACGCTGCACAGAGCAGTCACGCAGACCCAGCACTTTAGTATTACCAAACTTATCCCGCAGCAACTGCACTTCAATATGACGCAGTGATGTCACATATTTTTCTAAGTACAGATCGCCATTACCGAATGCTGCAGCAGCTTCAGTGGCCGTTTTCATAAACAGTGGGATCATGTCTTCAGCGCGTTCTACCACCTGAATCCCTTTACCGCCACCGCCTTGAACAGCCTTCAGCAAGACTGGATAGCCAATTTCGTTAGCTACATTTACGGCCTGCTCTGCATTGGACAAAATGCCGTGAGAACCTGGTACCACAGGTACATTTTGTGACTGAGAGGTCTTAATCGCGTTGGACTTGTTGCCCATGGTGGTCATTGAATGAACACTTGGTCCAACAAAGTTCACCCCATTATTCACACATAGGGCTGCAAATTGTGGACTTTCAGACAAGAAGCCAATCCCAGGGTGCAGTGCGTCTACCTGTTCATACTCAGCCACTTTCATGACTGAGTAGGCGTTCAAGTAAGACTCATCAGAGGTATTCCCCCCCAGACAAACCAGCTTATCATTGCCTGTGAGCATTTCTGCTGGCACTGAAGTCATATCTGGATCAGATGCCACTAGGACAACATTGATATTGTTATCATGGGCCTTGCGGATCAATTTCACCGCAGTACAGCCACGGGCATGCACTAGCACTTTGTCGATAGGTTTCATCAATGCACGGGGATCATTTTGGATGATCTCATCGCTTTCCAGCTGCATTTCTGGCACCAGCGTCGACAGCGCACTGTCAATCACATCCTGAATATCCTGCCCAGGCATTGGCATCAGCGGATCAATGCTGGCCAGCTGGCTGTTTAGGGTGTCACTAAATGGGTTGTTCACCAAACCATTCATCGCACCCGGTACCTTAGACAGATAGTTAGACAGGGTACAGGTAGATGGCAGATAGGCAGGTACCACCATTTGACCGGCAAACGGCATATTGGTACCAGAGAAATAGTAAGTCTGTACCAATGGGTGGGTAACAAAAGAGGCTTGGGCACCACCGGTACAATCACCAAAACCGAACATCAGCACAGGCAATTCGTTATCACGAATAAAACGGGTAATACGGTCGTTAACCACAGCCATGGAGAACAGTGCCGCGGCCCCTTCTTTCGTTTGCATACCACCAGAGCTGATAAAGCAGATCACTGGCAACTTACGCTTAGCACACTCAATCAGCAGTGAGGAGAATTTCTCCGCACTGGCCATATCAAATGCACCAGCTTGGAAGCTAATATTAGAAATTGCCACACCAACGCGGATTTTCTGCCCTTTACGATCAAAGTCCGCCATACCAGTAATCAAACCGCATGGACGGATACCCTTATCTAACGCATCTTCAATGGATAGACGGAAACCAGGGAAGTTCAGGGAGTTAGCCGACATCTTATCCGCATCAATTTCTTCAAACTGAGTAAAGAATTGATCCACAATATTTTGCCAGGTCATCTTACCGGCCTGCTTTTCATCCCGCAGTACTTTCTGGATCAGCAGATCCTGATAGCCCATGGTCAGGCGGTTCCAGAAGTCCTTACGGCGGCCAATACGTACTGGGTTGATCGCCCCGGTGTAGTGGCTTGAATCCTCTTCACTGTCGAAGTATTCCGGCAGCAAACGCTCGAAGAAATAGGTCAGAATCACAAACAAAGAGTTGTTAAGCTGAGGGAAGCCAACACTCTTCCATTGTTCTACCCGCACCAAAAGCTCGGCACGGTTGGACTGATCCATAAAGTATTTCAGCCACTTGTAGAACTTACTCTTATCATTGGCCACATCTTGAGTCGAGATAGCCTTATCAATAGAGGTATGTAGCAAACTGTCGACTGAACTGCGAGCCAAACTCTTGGTCATCATGGCTTCTTTGGCAATCGAGGCCAAGTTCACCACCACATTGTCATACAGTGCGTTGAAAATCAGAATGTTGTAGCACTGCCAGATAAAGTCTTCGCGCAGCTCTTCATTGACGACAACATCCAGCACAGTCAGATCATTTAAAGCTGGCCAAGGTTTTTGCGTCACTTCTTCAGGCAGGTTTTCCAAATAATGGATCAGCCCTTTAAAGTTATTCGCCGCATTGTTTTTCCAGCGGTGATACAAAGACCAACTGATATTGAACATCAGCGCTTTGCGGGCTTTTTTGTAATTCTCTTTTGGCTCACCCAAAATCAGACGGGTCAGCATATTACGCTCAGTGCTGACATCTTCACGCTTAGCGGTAAAGTTACCCCACAGCTTGTTCAGCTCTTCGTCGTAAACCAACTTATCTGGATTTGACAGCCAAGTGTGGAACACTCTGTCCTGCTCTTGCTGTACCCGGGCTTTCAAATCACCATGGGGCACACTGACTTTAGACAAACGGCCATATTGATCCTGACTGATAGAGTGGATACGGCTACGCAGCGTCAGGTAACGCAAGTAACGATAAGCACTGCCAAACAGGTTAAGGTGCATGGTCGGGCTGTTGGCAACCGCCAGTTCAGAATTATGCTCCAGCGACTGCAGGCTAGATGATGGATTAAGGAAACGGTCCAAAGAGCGCTTGTAGTGTTCGCGCAGATCATCAGACTCTTTCACAAATTCCACTGCGGCACGTTCAACCGCTTCAATACTGGAAATAATCGCGCGGCGCAGGTTGTGCTGACGCTCATCACGGTCTGATGGAGAGAAATCAATAATGCCATCGATACAACCAGAGGCGTACAGCTCTTCCGGTGCCACACCCACGCATTTGGCACATTCCTGCCAAGAAAGATTGTACTTACGGGCGATGCTCTGCAATCCCTGAGGTTGAATGGTATTAAAAATACCATCACGCAGCGACAACAGAATATTGGCAGCAGCCAGTGGAATCGCCCCGCCAGAGTAACCAGCACCAATCACAATACCAACTGTCGGTACATCCACATTGGCACTTTCAGCAATGGCCTTAGAAATAGAGTGGGCCTGATTATGGCTGTTAGCTACTTCACCGGCATCGGCTCCGGGTGTGTCGATCAAGAAAATGATCGGCATGGATAATTCAGCAAACAGACGAACCGCTTTACAGCAAGCAATGTGGTGCTCAGGCATCCAAGCGCCATTGGCAGTGGTCCGCTCCTGGGCGATAAAGCCGATTCGACGACTGCGGGCACCGAAGTTCATTTCCACTTCAGCACTGTAAAAAGGTCCGTTATGGGTTTCACGGATTAACTTGCCTTTCAAGTCAGCAATAATCCGTTTTGCACCTGGACGGGTTTTATCCAGAGTTGGCTGGATGACCTTGGCGACATAGCCGTCTACATCCAAATTTGCCAAATCTTTCAGGTTAGTCTGGATAGCCTCGTCATCCAGTAACCCATGAATTTCATCCGATAAGCT
This region of Shewanella sp. NFH-SH190041 genomic DNA includes:
- a CDS encoding biotin carboxylase N-terminal domain-containing protein; this translates as MTSNNQPANKTQAVAADPLFLEAEHLAKDFSLFPEHSKQSLSDEIHGLLDDEAIQTNLKDLANLDVDGYVAKVIQPTLDKTRPGAKRIIADLKGKLIRETHNGPFYSAEVEMNFGARSRRIGFIAQERTTANGAWMPEHHIACCKAVRLFAELSMPIIFLIDTPGADAGEVANSHNQAHSISKAIAESANVDVPTVGIVIGAGYSGGAIPLAAANILLSLRDGIFNTIQPQGLQSIARKYNLSWQECAKCVGVAPEELYASGCIDGIIDFSPSDRDERQHNLRRAIISSIEAVERAAVEFVKESDDLREHYKRSLDRFLNPSSSLQSLEHNSELAVANSPTMHLNLFGSAYRYLRYLTLRSRIHSISQDQYGRLSKVSVPHGDLKARVQQEQDRVFHTWLSNPDKLVYDEELNKLWGNFTAKREDVSTERNMLTRLILGEPKENYKKARKALMFNISWSLYHRWKNNAANNFKGLIHYLENLPEEVTQKPWPALNDLTVLDVVVNEELREDFIWQCYNILIFNALYDNVVVNLASIAKEAMMTKSLARSSVDSLLHTSIDKAISTQDVANDKSKFYKWLKYFMDQSNRAELLVRVEQWKSVGFPQLNNSLFVILTYFFERLLPEYFDSEEDSSHYTGAINPVRIGRRKDFWNRLTMGYQDLLIQKVLRDEKQAGKMTWQNIVDQFFTQFEEIDADKMSANSLNFPGFRLSIEDALDKGIRPCGLITGMADFDRKGQKIRVGVAISNISFQAGAFDMASAEKFSSLLIECAKRKLPVICFISSGGMQTKEGAAALFSMAVVNDRITRFIRDNELPVLMFGFGDCTGGAQASFVTHPLVQTYYFSGTNMPFAGQMVVPAYLPSTCTLSNYLSKVPGAMNGLVNNPFSDTLNSQLASIDPLMPMPGQDIQDVIDSALSTLVPEMQLESDEIIQNDPRALMKPIDKVLVHARGCTAVKLIRKAHDNNINVVLVASDPDMTSVPAEMLTGNDKLVCLGGNTSDESYLNAYSVMKVAEYEQVDALHPGIGFLSESPQFAALCVNNGVNFVGPSVHSMTTMGNKSNAIKTSQSQNVPVVPGSHGILSNAEQAVNVANEIGYPVLLKAVQGGGGKGIQVVERAEDMIPLFMKTATEAAAAFGNGDLYLEKYVTSLRHIEVQLLRDKFGNTKVLGLRDCSVQRNNQKMIEESGSTMLPPELKQQVLEYTRALGNAVDYMGAGTVEFIYNLDANEVYFMEMNTRLQVEHPVTEATSCVDIVRAQFDIAAGRSIEALEPQNKGYALEVRVTAEKAVMDSHDVLQLMPNPGLITECIMPKHPDVEIISIAADNKEVSPYYDSLIAQIIMTGEDREDTVNKMLAYLETVSIKGIATNIPLLKRILKDATFNEGVYDTNYLPRLMAELDVADLIAEMEAAAETKPVDTEALRVGGSNELKVLAQGAGIFYSSPAPGEADFVKEGDIVSAAQTLALTEAMKMFSQVNLASFNRKGAELYPEDKQYRIERILNSNGQQISQGDLLFVVSPVEA